Genomic segment of Nitrospira sp.:
TAGCGACGATCCATCGCATTATCGACACGGCGGATCTGGCCCAACTCCAGGAGAGCCAATCGGTTACCAAGAACCAGGTGGCCGAATTGACGTTGCGCGTCAAGTCGCCCATCGCCTTCGACCTCTCTTCGTCGTTCGAATCCACTGGTCGCTTCGTGCTGGTGGATGAATATGACATTTCCGGCGGGGGAATCGTCACCGAATTGGTGCACGACGAACAGGAAGGGCTCCGCGAAGAAGCGCGGCAGCGCGAATACGCCTGGCTCACGGGTGATGTCCGTCCGGAGGATCGCGCGCTGCAATATGGGCATCGGGCTGCTATTGTACTGTTCACCGGATCAGCCCAGACCGGTAAGACGTTCCTGGCGCGCCGAGTGGAAGCTTTGTTGGTCGCCGATAGTCGGCATGCCTACCTGCTGGAGGGCGAAAATCTGTTGCAGGGGTTGGATGCGGATTTATCGGCTGCCGATCCGTCATTCGCCTCTGAGCGGGTGCGTCGATACGGCGAGGTTGCGAGGCTGCTCATCGATACGGGGCTCATCGTGGTATCGACCAGCAAAACCTTCGGCATCAATTATCAGCGTATGGCCGAGATGATACGGACCCTGGTCCAACCGGCTCCCGTAATCGCCGTGCATATGAGTCGAGCCGGGGAAGAGTCGCCGCCGAATACGGACCTGCATTTTGCGGGGCCGCAGGATTTCGATGCGGCTGCCCGTCAGATTATCGAAGAGCTCAAGCGTCGGGGTGTGTTGATCCAACCCTCCGGCACCAGGTCCACGATCCAGTATTCCATCTGAGGAGCTGTCCGAAATCTCGCCGGGGATGCCGGCTATGCCCGAGATATGACCGCGCCGCCGGGCGGCCAGTCTCGTCCCTGCGCTGTTTGACTCCATTCAAATCCCTGTGGTAGCGTCCTTCATCAACAATTTCGAGGACTTTTCATGACCATGGCAGCCGGCAAGGATCTCAAGTCGATCCTGACCAAACTCCAATATTCCGACGACGCGAAGGTCGTGCAGCAGATCACCGCGCAGATGAAGCAAGTGCAGGCTCGCATGGCCGGCATCAAGCGGAAACTGGTGGTGATGAGCGGGAAGGGTGGAGTCGGGAAGAGCATGACCACCGTGAATCTCGCGTTGGCGTTCGCGCGCCAAGGCGCCAAGGTTGGATTGCTCGATGTGGACTTGAACGGGCCCTGCGTGCCACGGATGATGGGTTTGCACGGCCAGTCGTTGACCATGACGCCGGAAGGAGCTCAGCCTCCAGTCGGGCCGCTTGGTATCAAAGTCGCCTCGATGGATTTTTTCCTCGGCGATGCGTCGCCGGTCCGGTGGAAGGGTCCGATGGATTTAAGCCCGGTGTGGCTGGGTTTGATGGAGATGAACGTGATCCGCGAGTTCCTTGCCGACGTGGCGTGGGGCGAATTGGATTATCTTCTCGCCGACCTGCCCCCCGGAGCTGCTGCGGACAAGCCTCCTGTCATTGCGGGATTCATTCCCGATTTGGCCGGGGCAATTGTGGTCACGACGCCTTCCGAAGTGGCCTCCGATGTGGTGCAGAAATCAGTCACCTACGCCAGGGACATGGGTATCCGGGTGTTGGGGATTGTAGAAAATATGAGCGAGTACCGGTGCCCGTCCTGCGGCGCTGAAAATGAACTCTTCGAGGGAAATACCGAGGCGATGTGCGAGGTGTTGGACCTGCCATTGCTGGGGCGCATTCCCTTCGATCGCACGCTTGCCAAAACGTTCGACAAGGGGCAGCCGCTCCTTGATCCCGAATACCCGACGATCCGGAAATATCAGGACATCGCGGGACGCATTCAATCGTTGCTGGATTACAAAAAAGTCCTGGCGGAAAAGCTGTAAGCACACCGACCTGGAAGGGGGATCCTATGAAGTTCGTTTGCCTGAACTGCGAGACCTACATGACGTTTCAGAAGGTCGAAAAACCCGGTGAAGGCTCACTCGGTGTGTTCTTCGGCTGTCCATCCTGCGAAGCCAAGTTTTCGATGGTGACGAATCCTGGCGAAACGCAAATGGTCGCGTCCCTCGGCGTCAAGCTCGGAGGTCGAACGGAGACGGCAGAGCCGTTCGAGATGACTCGTGGCACCTTGAAGGATGAGGCGCAAGCCGGTGCAGGGCAAATGGCGGCCTATCTCAACGAGAAGATCCAGGGTGGTCAGCCAGCGACGGCGGCACCGAAGGCCAGTGCGCCAACGGCTGGTGGAGAGAAGACGTCCGGTGGATGCCCGTTCTCGGCCATGGTGGCGGAGATGGGGCTGACCTCGGGTGGCAAGCCCCAGAACGGCACTGGCGCGAGCGAATTTACCTGGACGGCCGATGCCAAGGAAAAGTTGGAACGGTTGCCGTCATTCGTCAAGCCGATGGTGCAAAGCAGCGTCGAGGCCTATGCGCGCAAGCACGGGTATAAATCGATTACTCTGCAAGTCATGGATGACTCCAAAAACGATTCGCCGAACGGCATCGCCTGGACGAAGGATGCCGAGCAGCGTATGGACAACATTCCTGACTTCAT
This window contains:
- a CDS encoding Mrp/NBP35 family ATP-binding protein encodes the protein MTMAAGKDLKSILTKLQYSDDAKVVQQITAQMKQVQARMAGIKRKLVVMSGKGGVGKSMTTVNLALAFARQGAKVGLLDVDLNGPCVPRMMGLHGQSLTMTPEGAQPPVGPLGIKVASMDFFLGDASPVRWKGPMDLSPVWLGLMEMNVIREFLADVAWGELDYLLADLPPGAAADKPPVIAGFIPDLAGAIVVTTPSEVASDVVQKSVTYARDMGIRVLGIVENMSEYRCPSCGAENELFEGNTEAMCEVLDLPLLGRIPFDRTLAKTFDKGQPLLDPEYPTIRKYQDIAGRIQSLLDYKKVLAEKL
- a CDS encoding PCP reductase family protein, translated to MKFVCLNCETYMTFQKVEKPGEGSLGVFFGCPSCEAKFSMVTNPGETQMVASLGVKLGGRTETAEPFEMTRGTLKDEAQAGAGQMAAYLNEKIQGGQPATAAPKASAPTAGGEKTSGGCPFSAMVAEMGLTSGGKPQNGTGASEFTWTADAKEKLERLPSFVKPMVQSSVEAYARKHGYKSITLQVMDDSKNDSPNGIAWTKDAEQRMDNIPDFIRPMARREIERIAKERGLSEITAQVMDEAKEKFMKFM